One part of the Desulfovibrio sp. genome encodes these proteins:
- a CDS encoding EAL domain-containing protein, with translation MPEAQPHIRLQPPINFPSWVQSYKPLWVIALIDLFVLGIIFFALAESRHRDFETAINTLESVSRSMDDILSWRFEKIHLALLSTVDEVEKQSRQDNISWDGMEKFGRTLDDRLPDSLGFLVTDSLGRVIYASPRALSGDISVANDDHFVQLRNNPSLGLSISKPFYGHAWPHPIIVLSMRYTQPSGEFGGIIACAVSINMFSAVLGAVEIASPSAVATLWDKRLGLITQYPAGQFYLDVKPSPQLRKLIMQDAPPTIYHHNRTDFNNKNRIAFFRKLSQWPLYLSVGVFEQDVLVKWRQEVVSLGVLGLVFAFISFWGGIAYTRNVRALAVGEKRYKGLFNHMQAGLALFEPVFLHTGAICDFRYVEVNKAYCTIFRSNQEDIVGKTLLHRIAGKTNNPSKWLNHLITTIETGEPAHFDFFLEGSNLWIDVVAYRSEAGKIAILCIDVSESKFAQARATRVSQMYAALSRCNQAIVRCTTREELFADICRAAVEAGGMKGAWIGLVDKQTSNVNPVSSFGLNDNDLRTLKVSVKEFDPFGSGPTGCAIRNNEPIWSNNSTSDPRLVPWWQLVQKTGFLSVGALPLRQRGEVVGNLTLYSMEVGAFDDDVRDLLGEMASNVSFALDNLAWDEERRCNEARINELAFYDQLTGLANRPLLTERIRLAVAAAQHSNQYNALLFIDLDSFKTINDTLGHDQGDFLLQQVGHRLQALVQPEDTVARFGGDEFVLLLQGISDSRDEAIKKVALISRKVLSTIRSPIVINGVTCHCTASVGVALFGSRGITPEELLKQADLAMYQAKDAGRNTVRFFDPQMQQAVLERIILERELEEAIGLEQFVLYYQPLIDIDDKITGAEALIRWQHPKRGLLPPGEFIPVAEENGMITRIGLWVLREACSQLAKWAEIPELAGLTVSINVSARQFREGGFVREVTSAVRQAGIDPGLLKLELTESQLAVSMQEIISSMVELSNLGLRFSLDDFGTGYSSMAYLKLLPLDQLKIDKSFIRDLLADPNDAAIASIIIALSQSLGLSAVAEGVETSEQKRALINMGCTLFQGYLFSMPLPVQDFEGYAANMTNTANAETQD, from the coding sequence TTTTTTTCGCCCTGGCGGAAAGCCGCCACCGAGATTTTGAAACAGCCATCAACACTCTTGAAAGTGTTTCTCGCTCCATGGACGACATCCTCTCGTGGAGATTCGAAAAAATACATCTTGCCCTGCTCAGCACTGTTGATGAGGTCGAGAAACAGTCTCGCCAAGACAACATAAGCTGGGACGGCATGGAGAAATTTGGCCGTACACTGGACGACAGGTTGCCCGACAGCCTCGGTTTTTTGGTCACAGACAGTCTGGGGCGGGTTATCTACGCCTCGCCGCGTGCGCTTTCTGGCGACATCTCTGTTGCCAACGACGACCATTTTGTTCAGCTGCGTAATAATCCTTCGCTTGGGCTCTCCATCTCCAAACCATTCTACGGGCATGCCTGGCCTCACCCAATTATTGTTCTCTCCATGCGTTATACGCAGCCCAGCGGTGAATTTGGCGGCATAATTGCCTGTGCGGTATCCATAAACATGTTTTCTGCCGTACTGGGAGCTGTAGAAATCGCCAGCCCTTCTGCCGTAGCCACGCTGTGGGACAAGAGGCTCGGCCTGATAACGCAGTACCCGGCGGGGCAGTTTTATCTCGACGTAAAGCCTTCCCCGCAATTACGCAAACTCATCATGCAGGATGCCCCGCCCACTATCTATCACCATAACAGAACTGATTTTAATAATAAAAACAGAATTGCATTTTTTCGCAAACTCAGCCAGTGGCCCCTGTATCTTTCTGTAGGCGTATTTGAGCAGGACGTACTGGTAAAGTGGCGTCAGGAAGTGGTGTCTCTGGGTGTTTTGGGGCTGGTGTTCGCATTTATTTCCTTTTGGGGTGGCATTGCCTACACGCGGAATGTCCGTGCCCTTGCAGTGGGCGAAAAGCGCTATAAGGGGCTTTTCAACCATATGCAGGCTGGTCTGGCCCTGTTTGAGCCGGTGTTTCTGCATACGGGGGCCATCTGCGACTTCAGGTACGTCGAAGTCAACAAGGCCTACTGCACCATCTTCAGGTCAAATCAGGAAGACATTGTTGGAAAAACCCTGCTGCACAGAATAGCAGGCAAAACCAACAACCCCTCAAAATGGCTCAACCATCTCATAACTACGATTGAGACCGGCGAGCCTGCCCACTTTGATTTTTTTCTTGAAGGCAGCAATCTCTGGATAGATGTGGTGGCCTATCGGTCAGAAGCTGGCAAAATTGCCATCCTGTGCATAGACGTGAGCGAAAGCAAGTTTGCACAGGCCCGCGCCACCCGCGTTTCGCAAATGTACGCGGCGCTGAGCAGGTGCAATCAGGCCATTGTGCGCTGCACCACGCGCGAAGAGCTGTTTGCCGACATCTGCCGCGCCGCAGTGGAAGCTGGGGGCATGAAGGGTGCCTGGATAGGCCTTGTAGACAAGCAGACAAGCAATGTGAATCCGGTAAGTTCGTTTGGGCTCAATGACAATGATCTGCGTACGCTAAAGGTTTCTGTCAAGGAATTTGACCCCTTTGGCTCTGGTCCCACCGGTTGCGCCATCAGAAACAACGAGCCCATCTGGTCAAACAATTCCACCTCTGACCCTCGCCTTGTGCCCTGGTGGCAGCTGGTGCAGAAGACTGGCTTTCTTTCTGTGGGTGCGTTGCCGCTGCGGCAGCGGGGAGAGGTGGTGGGCAACCTTACCCTCTATTCCATGGAAGTGGGAGCCTTTGATGATGACGTGCGTGATCTGTTGGGAGAAATGGCCTCCAACGTGAGTTTCGCGCTCGACAATCTGGCCTGGGACGAAGAGCGACGCTGTAACGAGGCCAGAATAAACGAACTTGCCTTTTATGATCAGCTGACCGGTCTTGCCAACCGTCCCCTGCTCACAGAACGCATAAGGCTGGCAGTTGCAGCGGCACAGCACAGCAATCAGTATAATGCCCTGCTGTTCATTGACCTGGACAGTTTCAAGACCATCAACGACACGTTGGGGCACGACCAGGGCGACTTTCTGTTGCAACAGGTCGGCCATCGTCTGCAAGCCCTTGTGCAGCCAGAAGACACCGTGGCCCGTTTTGGCGGCGATGAATTTGTGCTTTTGCTGCAGGGCATTTCTGACAGCCGCGATGAAGCGATCAAGAAGGTTGCCCTTATCAGTCGCAAGGTGCTGAGCACAATACGCTCACCAATCGTCATAAATGGTGTCACCTGCCATTGTACTGCCAGTGTGGGTGTTGCGCTGTTTGGTTCGCGCGGCATTACGCCCGAGGAACTGCTCAAACAGGCCGACCTTGCCATGTACCAGGCCAAGGATGCGGGCAGAAATACCGTGCGTTTTTTTGACCCGCAGATGCAGCAGGCTGTGCTGGAGCGCATTATCCTTGAGCGCGAGCTTGAAGAGGCCATCGGGCTTGAGCAGTTTGTGCTGTATTATCAGCCGCTGATAGACATAGACGATAAAATCACAGGCGCCGAGGCGCTGATCCGCTGGCAACACCCCAAGCGGGGTCTGCTGCCGCCTGGCGAATTCATTCCGGTTGCTGAAGAAAACGGCATGATCACGCGCATTGGCCTGTGGGTGTTGCGTGAGGCATGCAGCCAGTTGGCAAAATGGGCGGAGATTCCCGAATTGGCCGGGCTGACTGTTTCCATTAACGTGAGTGCCAGGCAGTTCCGCGAGGGCGGCTTTGTGCGCGAGGTTACCTCGGCGGTGCGGCAGGCGGGCATTGACCCTGGCCTGCTCAAGCTTGAGCTGACCGAAAGCCAGCTTGCTGTAAGTATGCAGGAAATCATTTCTTCCATGGTGGAACTGAGTAATCTGGGGCTGCGTTTTTCGCTGGACGATTTTGGTACAGGGTATTCGTCCATGGCCTACCTCAAGCTTTTGCCGCTGGATCAGCTGAAGATCGACAAGTCATTTATTCGCGATCTGCTCGCTGATCCCAACGATGCCGCTATTGCCAGCATTATCATTGCACTTTCGCAAAGCCTTGGTCTTAGCGCAGTGGCAGAAGGCGTGGAAACCAGCGAACAGAAAAGAGCTCTGATAAATATGGGCTGCACCCTGTTTCAGGGGTATCTGTTCAGCATGCCGCTTCCGGTACAGGATTTTGAGGGG